In Atribacterota bacterium, the genomic stretch CGGATCCGGGTTTTACCTTCCTGGGTTTTCTGCCCCGCAAAGGGAGTGAGCGGAGAAGATTGCTGGAAAAGAGTTTATTTGCTCCTTTCTCTGTGGTGATTTACGAAGCGCCTCACCGGCTTCGAGAAACACTCAAAGATATCCGGGCGGTAGTGGAAGATTCGAGGAAAGTGGTCCTGCTTCGGGAGCTCACCAAATTCCATGAAGAAATTCAGCGCGGAACGATTGACGAAGTCTTGCTTGACGTCTCCTCTCGGACCGTAAAAGGAGAAGTTATCCTAATTATTGAAGGAAAGAAAAAAGAAGAAGGTGTTTCTTTGCCGCTGGCAAAACTTGTGGAAGCATTGGAAAAGAGAGGCTTCACGAACAAGGAAATTGTGGCAATGCTCAGTGAGGGATTATCCTTGAAAAAGGGATTCATCAAAAAGAAGCTTCCGGGAAGGGTGAGTTGATTTTCTGTTCAAAGATTGGTTTAATTGAAGGGGAATGGAGAGCAGAAAGTTCGTCAGTATCCAAGGTTGTGATGGAGTTGTCCCGTGATTTTTAAAAGGGGACGATTTGCGAGCTTTTTCATCTTTTTCGACCCTGTTGTGATGTACTGATCGTTGAAAGTTCTGATTGAGTCTGGGGGGATGAGGAAGTGAACGATGGTGGAGATGCACTCGGTTAGATTGAAAATTCGGAATCTGAGTGTTTCTTTTGGAGAGAAACAGGTTCTCTATGACGTCACTCTGGATATTCCCGAGAGGAGTGTCACGGCGATTATTGGACCATCCGGTTGTGGAAAGTCGACGCTTCTTCGTAGTATTAATAGGATGAATGATCTTCTGGATAACGTGAGAATCCAGGGAGAGATTCTCTTTGAAGGTCAAAATATTTACGGTGACGGTATCGACCCGGTGATGTTGCGACAGCGAATCGGAATGGTTTTTCAGCGCCCCAACCCTTTTCCCAAAAGCATCTTTGAAAACGTCGCGTATGGATTGCGCATTCAGGGCTGGAAGGATCGAAAGAAAATCCAGGAGCGAGTTGAAGAAAGTTTAAAAGCAGCAGCGCTCTGGGATGAGGTGATAGACAGACTTCATGCCTCGGCGTTTGAGCTTTCTGGCGGGCAGCAACAGCGGCTGTGCATTGCTCGGGCTATTGCAGTAGAGCCAGAAATCCTTCTCATGGATGAGCCTGCTTCGGCACTCGATCCGATTGCCACAGCCAGGATTGAGGAACTGATTAAGAAATTAAGGGAACGATACACCATTATTTTGGTGACGCATAATATGCAGGAAGCAGCACGGGCCTCAGATTTTACTGCCTTTTTACTGTTGGGTAAACTCATCGAGTTTGCTCCCACTGCCCAGCTTTTTACCAATCCTCAACGCAAAGAGACCGAAGATTATCTGACTGGTCGATTTGGATAACTCCGGTTTAGGGAACCAAGAATGAATTTGGGGATAGAGGAGTTACGTTGAACCATTTTCTCACCCTGAATAGTAGGAGGTTAGTGCATGCAGTTTTTCTCCATCATTGCTAAAGGCGGATACGTCATGTATCCC encodes the following:
- the rsmI gene encoding 16S rRNA (cytidine(1402)-2'-O)-methyltransferase: MIAHERWGRIFFCPTPLGNLKDITLRVLDVLRQVDTIVCEDTRVTLKLLTHYQIRKPLMSYRSQNRVTATRRIMEILESGKNLAFVSDAGMPGIQDPGCDLIRTLQEKGVVFEVLPGPSSLLLGVVYAAFPDPGFTFLGFLPRKGSERRRLLEKSLFAPFSVVIYEAPHRLRETLKDIRAVVEDSRKVVLLRELTKFHEEIQRGTIDEVLLDVSSRTVKGEVILIIEGKKKEEGVSLPLAKLVEALEKRGFTNKEIVAMLSEGLSLKKGFIKKKLPGRVS
- the pstB gene encoding phosphate ABC transporter ATP-binding protein PstB, with protein sequence MVEMHSVRLKIRNLSVSFGEKQVLYDVTLDIPERSVTAIIGPSGCGKSTLLRSINRMNDLLDNVRIQGEILFEGQNIYGDGIDPVMLRQRIGMVFQRPNPFPKSIFENVAYGLRIQGWKDRKKIQERVEESLKAAALWDEVIDRLHASAFELSGGQQQRLCIARAIAVEPEILLMDEPASALDPIATARIEELIKKLRERYTIILVTHNMQEAARASDFTAFLLLGKLIEFAPTAQLFTNPQRKETEDYLTGRFG